The stretch of DNA CATTACAGTTCCGGCAAAAGCTGTCGTCCCACAACCTGATGGCAATGGAATTGTGTTTGTTCTAGTAGGTGAAGATACTGTCCAAGCACGATCTGTCGAAGTTGGAGAAGTTCTTAACGATGGCAACATCGAAATTAGTAGCGGCTTAAGTCCAGGCGATCGCATTGTTGTTTCTGGTGCTGGCTATCTCAACGATGGCGATCGCGTCCGCGTCGTAAACGGTGATTAGTGGCTAGCTTTGAGTGGTGAGTTTTGAGTTAACACTCTATTTGTCATTATTTACTCTTCTGTGCTTCCTCTGTTCGCGCCAGTTGCTCCCACGTGAGATGAACCTCCGCACCGCACTGGCTCCTGAAGCTTCCTCTGCTCTAAAAACCCCTGACCCTTCATTATGTCCTTTAATATCTCTGCTTGGTCTATTCGTCGTCCGGTTCCGACAATTGTTTTATTTTTGATGTTGACGATTCTAGGTTGGTTTTCATTTACCCGTTTGGGAATTGATACCAACCCCAACATTGATATTCCTGCAGTTTCAATTACAGTGACTCAGCCAGGGGCAGGACCTGCGGAACTTGAATCGCAAGTGACAAAGCAAGTTGAAGATGCGGTTGCGAGTCTTGGAAACATCGACAGCATGATTTCAACCGTTAACGATGGAGTTTCAACAACGGTTGTTAACTTTGTGTTAGGTACTGATAGCGATCGCGCTACGAATGATGTCCGCAACGCAGTTGCCCAAATACGTCAAGATTTGCCACAAGATATCAACGAACCGATTGTCCAGCGCTTAGAATTTGCAGGTGGTCCCATCATGACTTATGCTGTTGTTTCGCAGCAGCAATCAGTCGAACAATTAAGTAACTTGGTTGACCAAACGATCAGCCGCGCTTTACTTGCAGTGCCAGGCGTCGCGCAAGTTCGCCGTGTTGGTGGTGTCGATCGCGAGATTCGGATTAATTTGAATCCCTCACAGTTACAAGCTTTAGGAATTACCGCAACACAGGTAAATGACCAAATTCGCGCGTTTAATGCTAATTTACCAGGCGGACGGGCAGAAGTTGGCGGTCGCGAACAAACGATTAGAACCTTGGGAAGTGCAGCAAGTGTTGAAATCTTAAGCAATTATCAAATTGTTTTACCAAATGGCAGTTATGTCCCTTTATCAAGTTTAGGAGAAGTTAGTGATAGCTTTGCCGAACCGAGACAAGCTGCTTTTTTGAATGGCGAACCTGTTGTTGCTTTTGAAGTATTGCGTAGTAGCGGTAGTACGCTCGTGACGGTAGAAGAAGGTATTAGAAAAGCGGTAACCCAATTAGAAGCAACATTACCTGCTGATGTTGACTTGCAACTCATTTTTACGCGGGGTGACTTTATTCGCGAATCTTATGCCAGCACGATGCACGACTTGGTTCTCGCATCGGTGTTAGCCGTATTAACGATTCTGCTATTTCTACGCGACTGGCGAGCAACGTTGATTACTGCAGTAGCTTTGCCTTTGTCGATTATTCCAACCTTTTTTGTGCAAAGAGCCTTGGGCTATACCCTCAATAACATGACTTTGTTAGGATTAGCGCTTGCGGTAGGAAATCTCGTTGATGATGCGGTTGTCGAAATTGAAAACCTCGACCGACACATGAAAATGGGAAAAACTGCGCGTCAAGCAGCTTTTGACTCTTCCTCTGAAGTCGGTTTAGCGGTTATTGCCACCTCTGCAACAATCATTGCGGTGTTTCTGCCAGTTGCTTTTATGGGGGGGATTCCTGGTCAATTCTTCCAACCCTTTGGTGTGACGGTTGCCACAGCAACAATTTTCTCTACGTTGGTAGCACGGACTGTAACACCAATGATGGGGGCGCATTTACTGCAGCAGACAAACAGAAATGGTAATCGCTACAAATCTCCAAACAAATCATTCCAGCCGTATAAATCTCTACTGACATGGGCGTTACGTCATCGACTAGCAACGCTAGGAATTGCATTAGCGTTCTTTATTGGTAGTTTGATGCTAGTGCCAATGATTCCCAGAGGTTTTATTGATAATGGTGACTTGGGAATTTCTACAGTTTCAGTAGAATTACCCCCAGGTTCAACTTTAGATGACACAACGCAAGTCGTACAACGCGCAACAGCATTAATTCAGCAAAATCCTGCAGTAGAAAGTATCTTAGCAACGCCGGAAGTTAACAGAGCAACGCTGACAATTAAGCTGAAACCCGAACAGAATCGCAATATCTCGCAAAGCGAGTTTGAACAACAAATTCGTCCGCAATTTACCCAAATTCCAGGTGCCAGAATTAGTTTTCAAAGCCAAGGTGCGGCGGGAAACAATAAAGACCTCTCAATTGTTTTGAGAAGTGAAAACCCTGAAGCATTGAATCAGGCTGCGGCTGAGTTAGAACGGCAAATGCGTACGGTTCCAGGTTTAGTTGAAGTTGCATCATCTGCTAGTGTGGCACAACCCGAAATTTTAGTCATTCCCGATCCGGCGAGGGCGGCTGATTTAGGAGTCACGGTACAAGCGATCGCGCGCACTGCTTCGCTAGCAACTTTAGGCGATAACGACGCCAACTTGGCTAAGTTTAACTTAAGCGATCGCCAAATTCCGATTCGCGTTCAAATTGACCCCGAAGCACGTAACGATATTAATACCTTCAGAAACTTACAAGTTCCCAGTAATAACGGTTCATTAGTTCCGCTAGCAGCTGTTGCTGATATTCGTTTTGGCAGTGGTCCTGCTCAAATTAACCGTTACGATCGCTCGCGTCAAATTTCGGTAGAAGCAAACTTACAAGGTATTGCTTTAGGTGATGCTGTAGATGCAGTTAACCAACTTCCTGCGTTAAATTCGCTACCTCCAGGAGTGGTGCAGCAACAAGCGGGTGATGCTGAAATTATGCAAGAAATCTTTGCGCGCTTTGGTACAGCTTTAGCACTTGCCATTTTGTGTATCTATGCAATTCTAGTATTGCTGTACAACAACTTCTTTCACCCATTCACAATCATGGTAGCTTTACCATTATCTTTGGGTGGTACGCTACTGGCACTTATGTTTGCCCAAAAAGCATTAGGTTTATATGCTTTAATTGGAATTGTGTTATTGTTGGGTATCGTTACAAAAAACTCGATTCTCTTAGTCGATTACACGATCGTCAATCAGCAAGAAGGAAATTCACAACGACAAGCATTAATCAATGCTGGTGTTTCGCGTCTGCGTCCGATTTTAATGACTTCGTTATCTACAATTGCAGGAACCTTACCCCTCGCGCTTGGCTTTGGCCCTGGTGCGGAAGTACGCAGCCCAATGGGAATCGCTGTATTAGGTGGTTTTACAACTTCGACATTATTAACGTTAGTGGTAGTACCTGTACTTTTTACGTATGTAGATGACTTTCAACACAGACTAATGAAATTCATACAGAGCGGATTTCATCCAAATCGCCGCCGCGTTGCTGAAGATAAATTTGCTGTGCCAGCTAGTACTGTTGAGCAGTCCAAGAGTACACTCCAACGTAAATAAGTCGTATAATGTCTATTACCATGTATGCCATACAAGCGCGGGTGTAATTCAGTGGTAGAATGTTACCTTCCCAAGGTAAACGTCGTGGGTTCGAGTCCCATCACCCGCTTTGTCTGTAGCTGGTGGGTAAATATATTGACTAACTAAATTGCATAAACTCTCTGGCTCGTAAGGTTTGGTGACATAAGCTGTTGCGCCCGCTAGTCGGCATTTAACTTTGTCAATAAACTTATGCTTTGCAGTTAGCATAATGATGGGTAAGCTACGAAACTGCGACATACCGCGTACTGTACGACATAGCTCTATCCCATCAAGTTGCGGCATAGCAATATCGAGTAACAGTAAAGAAATTTGTTCGTAGTAAATGAGATTTAACGCATCTTGAGCATTACTTGACACCAGAACGCGACAACAGTCAGATAGTGTACGTCTGATTTCTTCTTGCATAGCGTAGCTGTCATCAACAGCCAAAATTGTTGGCATTTGAATATTTAATGTCGGATTCTGCATGACTACTCATCCTGCTACTGATGTAGAGCAAAATTCACAGCGGCTGAGTGGACAAAAATATAGTAATTGTGGTTATTGCATACTCTTACTGATTGAGAATGTCTCGTTTAAACTGCATCCAAATTATTGGAAACAATTTAACTACACATATATTGAGGTAGCTCTTTTAAAAAAGATTACTTGAAAAATTATTGAGTGTGGTTGAATTACTGAACTAGAGCAAAACGGTTTTTCTTTTATAAGTTAATCAATGAACCTAAGGGCAGCTAAATATCGACTCCTATTACAGTACAAAAAATAGAATTTTATAACTGCTTTTATACTGAATCTTGCAAGCAAACGCCCTCCGTAATTTTACGGATATTGGCAAAATTTCTTGAAGTTTGTCAGGGTTAAATATCCAAGAAACACCGTAATTCTTCGGAAGTAGTTAAATTAATATTATTTTTTTGCGCCCTGCCCGAAATTAATTTACCAGAAGTATAGGAAGATTATCGACTATTAAAACTTTGCCAAGCCTGTAAAAATACGTACAGCGAAAGTAGTCCTAGCATTAAACGAAAGATAACACTAATGGTAGCATCAGGTAATTTTGGTAGGACACGAGTGCTCATTTGAGCACCCACAAGACCACCAATTCCTAAAAGAATCCCTTCTATAAACAAAACATTATTACTGATAGCGTGTCCAATACAAGCCGCAAAAGCAGTGAGAACAATCACGCCTAAACTTGTTTGAATCGCAGTTTTGATTGTCTCTCCTAACAAGAGAATTTGCATTGGTACCATAATGACACCACCACCTATACCAAATAAGCCGGCTAGAATTCCAGCAACTCCTCCAGTAAACAATCGAGCGATCGCTGGATGAATTCGTTGAGGTTTAGCTTGGTTTATTGTTAGAAGGTGCTTCTTTAAATCTACGAGATAAATATTAATTAGAAGTAATAACCCGAAGGCAGTCAGGAGTAAATACGCAACAAATTTACTTGCTAAATACACTCCAATTTGAGCAGTAAACAGTGCTGGAAGTCCGAGATACATGACGCGCTCAGGATCGAAGTACCCCATTCGCCAGTTTTGGATACTACCAGAAATTGATGTAATAACAATTGCTAAGCTACTTGTAGCAACACCTTGTAGAGGAGTATACCCTAATGCCACCATAAGCGGAACTAAAATTGTACCACCGCCAATTCCTAAAAATCCGGCAAGGATACCAGCTATTAATCCTCCTAAAGATAAACTAAGCAAATTTGGTGAATTTAACATAAACTTTTTGAGCTTTGAAGTTCATCTTCTACTGACTTTTCATAACTCTGTACAGTAGTACACGTGTTAAATAGCATTACTGTGCTAACAACTAGCAAGATAATGAAGTGTTCGTATGAAACTCATTTCTATTCAAAGCATATTTAACAACTTCTTGAGTAATTTCTGGATGAAAATATTTTGCTACAAATTTAAGACATACTTTCTCCATAACTCGAATTGATGCTATGCGATCAGCTAATGCCATTGAGACAACTTGTTGTGTTTCTCTGTTTGCGAATCCTTTATGAATTAGTGCTAAAGCACCCTCTGTAGCATAGCCTTGGTGCCATTTAGCTTTTTTTAAGCGATAACCAAGTTCAATATCTGAAGCATCATAAAATCCTAAGTTGAAATAAAATAAGTTTTCTGATGCTGGTCGAAAGTGAAACCAGCCAATAAACTCACCGCTAGTTTTTTCGACTGCTGCCCAAATTCCATAATTTTCGTATTCTTCGTAATAACAAAGCCATGTAGGTAAGGTTTTGTTTTTGATGGTTTCATAATCAATACCTATTGCTGTTCCTCCTTTGATAACGCCTAGGTTGACAAAGCGAAGGACGTCAGGATCGCTATCAAGTTCATACAAATTGCTAGCATCTTCTTCAGTGAAGTTTCGTAAAAATAAGCGTGGTGTTTCGAGAAAAACTTTCATCAGTTGAATTTTGGCGTTTCTCCTAAGAATATATAGCAGGGGTCAGAGGTCAGAGTTAAACTCTAGACAGGGAAATTGCTACGAACTTCGATGATGCCCTAACTCTATTGACTCAGAATATAGCTTGAGTGAATTAAGGAGAAGATGTATTTTGACTCTACCCAGATGCTTGTAAGTCCTTATGTTTATTCATGAAAAACAAAGGAGATTTTTCAAGGTGTTATAACTATGTTGTAGATTTGTGGGAGAGCTGCGTGACAACTTCTCAGTTTAAACGTCTTACTCAAGACTTGTTAGACGATATTGCCCAAAAAGCTCGTAGCAGTCCAAGATTACGTCAAAATTACAACTTTCACGAGTTAGGTGAAAAAGTCCAACGATTTATCAATGTTTTGCAGCCTGGTACGTACGTCCGTCCGCATCGACATTGTAGGAATTCAGGAGTAAACGGGTTTGAGTTTTTCCTAGTACTGCAAGGAGAACTAGGAATGATTATTATGGACGAAAATGGCGAGATTCTCAATCAAGAGCGTGTTGGTACGAGTAGCGGTACGCGTG from Chroococcidiopsis sp. TS-821 encodes:
- a CDS encoding efflux RND transporter permease subunit, with protein sequence MSFNISAWSIRRPVPTIVLFLMLTILGWFSFTRLGIDTNPNIDIPAVSITVTQPGAGPAELESQVTKQVEDAVASLGNIDSMISTVNDGVSTTVVNFVLGTDSDRATNDVRNAVAQIRQDLPQDINEPIVQRLEFAGGPIMTYAVVSQQQSVEQLSNLVDQTISRALLAVPGVAQVRRVGGVDREIRINLNPSQLQALGITATQVNDQIRAFNANLPGGRAEVGGREQTIRTLGSAASVEILSNYQIVLPNGSYVPLSSLGEVSDSFAEPRQAAFLNGEPVVAFEVLRSSGSTLVTVEEGIRKAVTQLEATLPADVDLQLIFTRGDFIRESYASTMHDLVLASVLAVLTILLFLRDWRATLITAVALPLSIIPTFFVQRALGYTLNNMTLLGLALAVGNLVDDAVVEIENLDRHMKMGKTARQAAFDSSSEVGLAVIATSATIIAVFLPVAFMGGIPGQFFQPFGVTVATATIFSTLVARTVTPMMGAHLLQQTNRNGNRYKSPNKSFQPYKSLLTWALRHRLATLGIALAFFIGSLMLVPMIPRGFIDNGDLGISTVSVELPPGSTLDDTTQVVQRATALIQQNPAVESILATPEVNRATLTIKLKPEQNRNISQSEFEQQIRPQFTQIPGARISFQSQGAAGNNKDLSIVLRSENPEALNQAAAELERQMRTVPGLVEVASSASVAQPEILVIPDPARAADLGVTVQAIARTASLATLGDNDANLAKFNLSDRQIPIRVQIDPEARNDINTFRNLQVPSNNGSLVPLAAVADIRFGSGPAQINRYDRSRQISVEANLQGIALGDAVDAVNQLPALNSLPPGVVQQQAGDAEIMQEIFARFGTALALAILCIYAILVLLYNNFFHPFTIMVALPLSLGGTLLALMFAQKALGLYALIGIVLLLGIVTKNSILLVDYTIVNQQEGNSQRQALINAGVSRLRPILMTSLSTIAGTLPLALGFGPGAEVRSPMGIAVLGGFTTSTLLTLVVVPVLFTYVDDFQHRLMKFIQSGFHPNRRRVAEDKFAVPASTVEQSKSTLQRK
- a CDS encoding sulfite exporter TauE/SafE family protein, giving the protein MLNSPNLLSLSLGGLIAGILAGFLGIGGGTILVPLMVALGYTPLQGVATSSLAIVITSISGSIQNWRMGYFDPERVMYLGLPALFTAQIGVYLASKFVAYLLLTAFGLLLLINIYLVDLKKHLLTINQAKPQRIHPAIARLFTGGVAGILAGLFGIGGGVIMVPMQILLLGETIKTAIQTSLGVIVLTAFAACIGHAISNNVLFIEGILLGIGGLVGAQMSTRVLPKLPDATISVIFRLMLGLLSLYVFLQAWQSFNSR
- a CDS encoding GNAT family N-acetyltransferase — protein: MKVFLETPRLFLRNFTEEDASNLYELDSDPDVLRFVNLGVIKGGTAIGIDYETIKNKTLPTWLCYYEEYENYGIWAAVEKTSGEFIGWFHFRPASENLFYFNLGFYDASDIELGYRLKKAKWHQGYATEGALALIHKGFANRETQQVVSMALADRIASIRVMEKVCLKFVAKYFHPEITQEVVKYALNRNEFHTNTSLSC
- a CDS encoding WbuC family cupin fold metalloprotein, with product MTTSQFKRLTQDLLDDIAQKARSSPRLRQNYNFHELGEKVQRFINVLQPGTYVRPHRHCRNSGVNGFEFFLVLQGELGMIIMDENGEILNQERVGTSSGTRGVELAEGTYHTLVALTPDTIVLELKEGPYDPTTDKEFLENFPAEGTVAARQLVTTWQSYFTDSIADGDRSMV